Proteins encoded within one genomic window of Manis pentadactyla isolate mManPen7 chromosome 4, mManPen7.hap1, whole genome shotgun sequence:
- the DCLRE1B gene encoding 5' exonuclease Apollo isoform X2, whose protein sequence is MTVTLIDANHCPGSVMFLFEGYFGTILYTGDFRYIPSMLKEPALSLGKQIHTLYLDNTNCNPALVLPSQQEAARQIVELIHKYPQHNIKIGLYSLGKELLLEQLALEFQTWVVLSPRRLELVQLLGLADVFTVEEKAGRIHAVDHMEICHSAMVHWNQTCPTIAILPTSRKIHRSHPDIHVIPYSDHSSFSELHAFVSALKPCQVVPIVRRQPCWDYFQDILSPRQSVSLIPDSVQQYVSSSSGKPDILWLLERRPKRLRTQGVVFESLEENADQSQADRDPKEAKNENLSGDLERQPSQCLLPIKTQLSPDPCSKEWDGSVPFSESQETTPFGFSVHLRSSGNEEFLSPETGEEVGLGPHVVPWGCQDDSAALRNQSAWVGQDSSRSHSIKAALLPAPELRGPARKYLLTPVNFFQARFSSRGFDQQVEKYHKPLLKCRQESTE, encoded by the exons ATGACTGTAACCCTCATCGATGCCAATCACTGCCCTGGCTCTGTGATGTTTCTCTTTGAAGGATACTTTGGAACCATCCTCTACACAG GTGATTTTCGGTATATACCGTCCATGCTAAAGGAGCCAGCCCTGAGTCTGGGGAAACAGATCCATACCTTATACCTAGACAACACCAATTGCAACCCAGCCCTGGTACTTCCTTCCCAACAAGAAGCTGCCCGCCAGATTGTCGAGCTCATTCACAAGTACCCACAACATAACATAAAGATAG GACTGTATAGTCTGGGAAAAGAgttgctgctggagcagctgGCCCTCGAGTTTCAGACCTGGGTGGTGTTGAGTCCTCGGCGCCTGGAGTTGGTGCAGCTGCTGGGCCTGGCAGATGTGTTCACGGTAGAGGAGAAGGCTGGCCGCATCCATGCTGTGGACCATATGGAGATCTGCCATTCTGCCATGGTGCACTGGAACCAGACCTGCCCTACCATTGCTATCCTTCCCACAAGCCGGAAAATTCACCGCTCCCACCCTGATATCCATGTCATCCCTTATTCTGACCATTCCTCCTTTTCTGAGCTTCATGCCTTTGTCTCAGCACTGAAGCCATGCCAGGTGGTGCCCATTGTCAGGCGACAGCCCTGTTGGGACTACTTTCAGGATATCCTGAGCCCCAGGCAGTCTGTGTCCCTGATTCCAGACTCAGTGCAGCAATACGTGAGTTCCTCCTCTGGAAAACCAGACATTCTCTGGCTGTTAGAAAGAAGGCCGAAGAGGCTGAGAACACAGGGTGTCGTGTTTGAATCCCTTGAGGAAAATGCTGATCAATCTCAAGCTGACAGAGACCCAAAGGAGGCCAAGAATGAGAACCTTTCTGGGGACCTTGAGAGGCAGCCCTCCCAGTGTCTTTTGCCGATCAAGACACAGTTGTCCCCAGACCCCTGCAGCAAAGAATGGGATGGGTCAGTCCCTTTCTCTGAGTCCCAGGAGACTACCCCCTTTGGTTTTTCAGTGCACTTAAGGTCTTCAGGAAATGAGGAATTTCTCTCTCCAGAAACTGGGGAGGAAGTTGGTCTAGGGCCTCACGTGGTACCCTGGGGATGCCAGGATGACTCAGCAGCCCTGAGGAACCAGAGTGCCTGGGTGGGTCAGGATTCCTCCCGGTCTCACAGCATCAAGGCTGCCCTTCTTCCTGCTCCTGAGTTGAGGGGCCCAGCCCGAAAATACCTTCTGACTCCAGTGAACTTTTTCCAGGCAAGGTTCTCTTCCAGGGGATTTGACCAGCAAGTGGAAAAGTACCATAAACCCTTGCTGAAGTGCAGACAGGAGAGTACGGAATGA